A region from the Rosa rugosa chromosome 6, drRosRugo1.1, whole genome shotgun sequence genome encodes:
- the LOC133713479 gene encoding putative disease resistance RPP13-like protein 1: MPIVRALESASVSILLNKLATQDVIDFFLKWKIDDSLREKLKRNLLVIHAVLNHAEEKQVRDSNVKAWLEDVRVAAYDAEDILDDIANDALESQNSKHEVWNSKIKEGIDFKIKDIANTLNPFRERIESKMIKIIDVLEEIAKQKDILRLREDSGGIESGFDRLPTTPMLGDESHVYGRESDKEEIITLLNLGGNDDGVSIIPIVGMGGIGKTTLAQLVYNDANVSSHFDLRAWACVSDVFDVQRITKTLVESATKSSCSTNNLELLQEQLKIRLKNKKFLFVLDDVWNEKYESWDKLRVPFTVGAPGSKIIITTRNKTVASLMRTVPTYCLEGLSDSDCWLLFEQIVFQNRNLDAYPKLKVIGKKIAYKCKGLPLAAKALGGLLRAEPELDENYWNDILNSKLWKLADNTILPALRLSYHHLPGHLKRCFAYCSMFPKDYEYEREMLILLWMAEGFVPEPEGNQRIEDVAGRYVSDFLSRSFFQHTSDKSRLVMHDLIHDLAQSVSGKTFVRLEENSENHKKSTKARHLSYTRGSEDVFQKFEAFSEVDCLRTFLPLDPLQGFNVSGLSDKVPCDMMPKLRLLRVLSFSGYLIEKLPDSIGNLKHLRYLNLSYCQIEELPEPTSSLYNLQTLILFRCRSLTMLPADIGNLRNLRHLNIQGTRLKSMPLGMGRLVNLQILSDFIVGKALGKGIAELKDLSHLRGSVSIFCLHDVSSVRDAIEARLEVKKHLDDLVLEWSSSTDGSRNEEIETEVLDALQPHENLKKLTIKYYGGTEFPYWMGNPLFTNMAYLHLYGCIKCTSLPPLGQLPFLKDLIIEAMHGIQRVGMDFFGDDDGSTIFFPSLETLKFEDMKEWEKWSSSEDEKIKGFPSLRELSIFRCPKLTKFTRGFASLEKLLIKNCGAITTFSQNPALGNLEPVEFPSLNLEPVEFPSLQLLVLVGCSELENLPFSLPLLKMLDIDGCEKLAALPRMVELSTLYLIDSNAELLGSKMEFSSLTSLHLTHIPDVKHLPEGFIQQSAKLEKLSLTSFPDLEYLADDGVGLAHLVSLQRLTISHCPKFVALPDELPPVLKYLDLKHCPSLVKLPGKLHNLECLAELQIEWCSKIEAFPDVGLPDKLKRLVIRECGALKTLPQELLCNNNFLEYLEVHKCPSLVSVLEEGNLPSTLTHMKFYYCKILGSLPEGLMHKDNMTLKYLEIDNCSSLMSFPNGELPTGLERLEISDCSNFQTLPLSLLNLTNLETLEVKSCPLLQDFPEGGLPPNIKFVTISECENLKSLPKFFHKLKCLQKLEISGCPSLLSLPKQGLPSSLRLLTVTDCEKLNPIHQWRLHKLPSLDVFTIGGFPGLKSFSKDYPLPHSLTSLSIQRFPDLESISEVLENLTSLENLSIRECDKLQSLPETGLPATISTLTIRNCLLLEPRCEKDKGEDWSKIKNIPFVSSR, encoded by the coding sequence ATGCCTATTGTTCGAGCACTTGAATCTGCTTCTGTAAGCATCCTCCTTAACAAGTTGGCCACTCAAGATGTCATAGATTTCTTCCTCAAATGGAAAATTGATGATTCCCTGCGAGAAAAGCTCAAGAGAAACCTGCTTGTCATTCATGCAGTTCTCAATCATGCTGAGGAGAAGCAAGTCCGGGACTCAAATGTCAAAGCTTGGCTCGAGGACGTCAGAGTTGCAGCTTATGATGCCGAGGACATATTGGATGACATCGCCAATGATGCTCTGGAATCACAAAACAGCAAACATGAGGTATGGAATTCTAAGATCAAAGAAGGGATAGACTTTAAGATCAAAGACATTGCTAATACTCTTAATCCTTTTAGAGAACGTATAGAGTCGAAAATGATAAAGATTATAGATGTATTGGAAGAGATTGCAAAGCAGAAAGATATTCTTCGTTTGAGAGAAGATTCTGGCGGTATAGAATCAGGTTTTGACAGATTGCCCACGACTCCAATGTTGGGTGATGAATCTCATGTTTATGGTAGAGAATCTGATAAGGAGGAGATAATTACTTTGCTGAATTTGGGTGGAAATGATGATGGGGTTTCTATAATCCCAATTGTAGGCATGGGAGGTATTGGGAAGACTACACTTGCTCAGCTTGTGTATAATGATGCTAATGTGAGTAGCCATTTTGATTTGAGAGCCTGGGCTTGTGTCTCTGATGTATTTGATGTGCAGAGGATAACAAAAACACTTGTTGAGTCTGCGACTAAATCAAGTTGTAGCACAAACAATTTGGAGTTACTTCAAGAACAACTGAAAATACGGTTGAAGAACAAgaaatttctttttgttctggATGATGTCTGGAACGAGAAGTATGAAAGCTGGGATAAGTTAAGAGTCCCCTTCACAGTTGGTGCACCAGGGAGTAAAATCATAATCACGACACGAAACAAAACAGTTGCATCACTTATGCGGACTGTTCCTACTTACTGTTTGGAGGGGCTTTCGGACAGTGATTGTTGGTTATTATTCGAACAAATTGTGTTTCAGAACAGGAATTTAGATGCCTATCCAAAGTTGAAAGTGATTGGCAAGAAAATAGCATACAAGTGTAAAGGGTTGCCTTTGGCTGCAAAGGCACTAGGAGGTCTCCTGCGTGCTGAACCGGAACTAGATGAGAATTACTGGAATGATATCTTGAATAGCAAACTTTGGAAACTGGCAGACAACACTATTCTTCCAGCTCTAAGATTAAGCTACCATCACCTCCCTGGGCATTTGAAGCGCTGCTTTGCTTATTGCTCGATGTTTCCTAAGGACTATGAATATGAGAGAGAGATGTTAATCTTGTTATGGATGGCAGAGGGTTTTGTGCCAGAGCCAGAAGGAAATCAACGGATCGAAGATGTAGCTGGAAGATATGTTTCAGATTTTTTATCAAGGTCCTTCTTCCAACACACCAGTGACAAGTCACGACTGGTAATGCATGACCTCATACATGATCTTGCACAATCTGTTTCTGGCAAAACATTTGTTAGGTTGGAGGAAAATTCAGAGAACCATAAAAAGTCTACAAAGGCTCGGCACTTGTCATATACCCGTGGATCTGAAGATGTATTTCAGAAATTTGAGGCATTCAGTGAGGTGGATTGTTTACGAACCTTTCTACCACTAGACCCGTTGCAAGGATTCAATGTGAGTGGCTTATCTGACAAGGTTCCTTGTGATATGATGCCAAAATTAAGACTCCTGCGGGTGCTATCCTTTAGTGGTTATCTCATAGAAAAGTTGCCAGATTCAATTGGCAACTTGAAGCATCTGCGATACCTCAATCTTTCTTATTGTCAAATAGAAGAGCTACCTGAGCCAACAAGCAGTCTATACAATCTGCAGACATTAATTTTATTCAGATGTCGATCGCTTACCATGCTGCCTGCAGACATAGGAAACCTAAGGAATTTACGGCATCTCAATATTCAGGGAACTAGGCTGAAAAGTATGCCTTTGGGAATGGGAAGATTGGTTAACCTTCAAATACTGTCAGATTTTATTGTGGGGAAAGCCTTGGGAAAAGGGATTGCAGAATTGAAGGACTTGTCACATCTTCGAGGCTcagtttctattttttgtttGCATGATGTCAGCAGTGTTAGGGATGCAATTGAGGCCAGATTAGAGGTTAAGAAGCACCTTGATGATTTAGTTTTGGAATGGAGCAGCAGTACTGATGGTTCGCGAAATGAAGAGATCGAGACAGAGGTACTTGATGCACTGCAGCCTCATGAAAACCTGAAGAAACTCACCATTAAGTATTATGGAGGTACAGAATTTCCATATTGGATGGGGAATCCTTTGTTCACTAACATGGCGTActtgcatctctatggttgcaTAAAATGCACATCTTTACCACCCCTTGGCCAACTACCTTTTCTTAAAGATCTCATAATTGAAGCAATGCATGGAATACAGCGTGTAGGAATGGATTTTTTTGGGGATGATGATGGTTCCACAATTTTTTTCCCCTCTTTAGAGACTTTGAAATTTGAGGACATGAAAGAATGGGAGAAATGGTCATCTTCAGAAGATGAAAAGATTAAAGGATTTCCCAGCCTTCGGGAGCTTTCCATATTTAGATGTCCCAAGTTAACAAAGTTTACACGTGGATTTGCTTCTCTAGAAAAGCTGCTCATCAAGAACTGCGGAGCAATAACTACCTTCTCACAGAATCCTGCACTTGGGAATTTGGAACCTGTAGAATTCCCTAGCCTGAATTTGGAACCTGTAGAATTCCCTAGCCTGCAACTGCTTGTTCTTGTTGGTTGCAGTGAGCTTGAAAACCTTCCTTTTTCCCTCCCTTTGTTGAAAATGCTTGACATAGATGGTTGTGAAAAATTGGCCGCACTTCCAAGGATGGTGGAACTTAGTACATTGTACCTGATCGATTCAAATGCTGAATTACTTGGATCCAAGATGGAATTTAGCTCCCTGACCTCTTTGCACCTAACTCATATTCCAGATGTGAAGCATCTACCTGAAGGCTTTATCCAACAGTCTGCAAAACTTGAAAAATTGAGTCTTACAAGCTTTCCTGACCTTGAATATTTGGCAGATGACGGAGTTGGACTAGCACACCTTGTATCCCTTCAACGCTTGACAATATCCCATTGTCCTAAGTTTGTTGCTTTGCCTGATGAGCTCCCACCTGTACTTAAATATTTGGATTTGAAACATTGTCCTAGCCTGGTGAAGCTGCCTGGTAAACTTCACAACCTTGAGTGTCTTGCAGAGCTGCAGATTGAATGGTGTTCAAAGATTGAAGCATTTCCAGATGTGGGGTTGCCTGACAAACTGAAGCGTCTTGTAATCCGTGAATGTGGTGCTCTGAAGACCCTTCCTCAGGAGCTTCTCTGCAATAACAATTTTCTCGAGTATTTAGAAGTTCATAAATGTCCTTCTCTTGTGTCAGTTCTTGAAGAAGGAAACTTGCCATCAACTCTAACACATATGAAATTTTACTATTGCAAAATTCTGGGATCACTGCCTGAGGGTTTGATGCACAAAGACAATATGACTCTAAAGTACTTGGAGATAGACAACTGTTCCTCTCTCATGTCCTTTCCAAATGGTGAGTTACCAACAGGCCTGGAGCGTCTTGAGATTAGTGATTGCTCTAACTTCCAGACATTGCCATTGAGCCTTCTTAACCTCACGAATCTTGAGACCTTGGAAGTAAAGAGCTGCCCCCTTCTTCAGGACTTTCCAGAGGGTGGATTGCCACCCAACATAAAGTTTGTCACAATTTCCGAATGTGAGAATCTCAAGTCTCTACCTAAATTCTTTCATAAACTCAAATGTCTTCAGAAGTTGGAGATTTCTGGCTGTCCTAGTCTCCTGTCCTTGCCAAAGCAGGGTCTGCCCAGCAGCTTAAGACTACTTACAGTTACTGATTGTGAAAAGCTTAATCCCATACATCAGTGGAGACTTCACAAACTACCCTCTCTAGATGTTTTCACCATTGGTGGATTTCCTGGCCTGAAGTCCTTTTCAAAAGATTATCCTCTTCCTCACAGTTTAACCTCTTTAAGCATTCAAAGATTCCCAGATCTTGAATCCATATCGGAGGTGCTTGAGAATCTCACCTCACTTGAAAACCTGAGTATCAGGGAGTGTGATAAGCTCCAATCTTTGCCAGAGACGGGGCTACCAGCGACAATTTCTACCTTGACAATTCGGAATTGTTTACTTCTAGAACCTCGATGTGAAAAGGACAAAGGAGAAGATTGGTCCAAGATCAAAAACATCCCCTTCGTGAGTTCACGCTAA
- the LOC133717780 gene encoding basic leucine zipper 24-like isoform X1, whose translation MDDGELETLDHDVFPKPNSSGNFQTSTSVDTFRTCLHTHTCNQPGPDAAHTHTCYHTHTQVLPSEENDGAKSKEHSVLKPRRRRPSGNREAVRKYREKKKAHTAYLEEEVKKLQVLNQQLVRKLQGKASLEAEFLRLRNLLLDFRGKVDSELGAFPFQKQSYKTGAIFKEGDCELQSTVGETGLRCQTDLPCLCLPAVGLSLQGRTDASGKTMVSFGGNCQPPVIDCPENPNGMASAEVENLHIAETLASSATQDK comes from the coding sequence atggatgATGGTGAGTTAGAGACTTTAGACCATGATGTATTTCCAAAACCCAATTCCTCTGGTAATTTCCAAACTTCAACTTCTGTAGATACATTTCGGACATGCCTTCACACTCACACATGCAACCAACCTGGCCCTGATGCTGCACATACACACACTTGCTATCACACACACACCCAAGTTCTTCCGTCGGAGGAAAATGATGGTGCTAAGAGTAAAGAGCATTCAGTATTGAAACCAAGAAGAAGGAGGCCTTCAGGAAATAGAGAAGCAGTTAGGAAGTacagagaaaaaaagaaggcaCACACAGCTTATTTAGAAGAGGAAGTCAAGAAATTGCAAGTGTTGAACCAGCAACTTGTTAGGAAACTACAGGGGAAGGCAAGTCTTGAAGCAGAGTTTTTAAGGCTTAGAAACCTTTTGCTGGACTTTAGAGGAAAAGTTGATAGTGAGTTGGGTGCTTTTCCATTCCAAAAACAGAGTTATAAAACTGGTGCTATTTTCAAGGAAGGAGATTGTGAACTGCAATCTACTGTTGGGGAAACAGGCCTTCGTTGTCAAACTGATTTACCATGCCTCTGTCTACCTGCTGTTGGGTTATCATTGCAGGGCAGAACTGATGCGAGTGGGAAAACAATGGTGTCATTTGGAGGAAATTGCCAGCCCCCAGTAATTGATTGCCCAGAAAATCCAAATGGGATGGCAAGTGCTGAAGTAGAAAATCTGCACATAGCAGAAACCTTGGCATCATCAGCAACCCAAGATAAGTAG
- the LOC133717780 gene encoding basic leucine zipper 19-like isoform X2, which yields MDDDTFRTCLHTHTCNQPGPDAAHTHTCYHTHTQVLPSEENDGAKSKEHSVLKPRRRRPSGNREAVRKYREKKKAHTAYLEEEVKKLQVLNQQLVRKLQGKASLEAEFLRLRNLLLDFRGKVDSELGAFPFQKQSYKTGAIFKEGDCELQSTVGETGLRCQTDLPCLCLPAVGLSLQGRTDASGKTMVSFGGNCQPPVIDCPENPNGMASAEVENLHIAETLASSATQDK from the exons atggatgATG ATACATTTCGGACATGCCTTCACACTCACACATGCAACCAACCTGGCCCTGATGCTGCACATACACACACTTGCTATCACACACACACCCAAGTTCTTCCGTCGGAGGAAAATGATGGTGCTAAGAGTAAAGAGCATTCAGTATTGAAACCAAGAAGAAGGAGGCCTTCAGGAAATAGAGAAGCAGTTAGGAAGTacagagaaaaaaagaaggcaCACACAGCTTATTTAGAAGAGGAAGTCAAGAAATTGCAAGTGTTGAACCAGCAACTTGTTAGGAAACTACAGGGGAAGGCAAGTCTTGAAGCAGAGTTTTTAAGGCTTAGAAACCTTTTGCTGGACTTTAGAGGAAAAGTTGATAGTGAGTTGGGTGCTTTTCCATTCCAAAAACAGAGTTATAAAACTGGTGCTATTTTCAAGGAAGGAGATTGTGAACTGCAATCTACTGTTGGGGAAACAGGCCTTCGTTGTCAAACTGATTTACCATGCCTCTGTCTACCTGCTGTTGGGTTATCATTGCAGGGCAGAACTGATGCGAGTGGGAAAACAATGGTGTCATTTGGAGGAAATTGCCAGCCCCCAGTAATTGATTGCCCAGAAAATCCAAATGGGATGGCAAGTGCTGAAGTAGAAAATCTGCACATAGCAGAAACCTTGGCATCATCAGCAACCCAAGATAAGTAG